A single region of the Malus sylvestris chromosome 8, drMalSylv7.2, whole genome shotgun sequence genome encodes:
- the LOC126633259 gene encoding protein OXIDATIVE STRESS 3 LIKE 4-like: MDVLVGPTFSIDVSSYGPAQTQDNRHRSGLYLNQNRGAAVVEEASSDSSSSIGVPDDSEEEEDSKGDDGDEVQSKFNSGGGSGRGLGSLGSFGSLEESLPIKRGLSNYFSGKSKSFASLSEVCSSVSSVKEVEKRDNPFNKRRRVLIASKWSRKSSSSSSLYNWPNPKSMPLLALAEEGDEDDDEEQNRDRQGDGDNASQQSSSDEEDQERRRAPQKLLHRRLKSFKSKSCYCLSDLQEHDEQ, from the exons ATGGACGTCCTGGTGGGCCCGACCTTCTCCATCGACGTGTCGTCCTACGGCCCTGCGCAGACGCAGGACAACCGCCACCGCAGTGGCCTGTACTTGAATCAGAACCGAGGCGCCGCGGTGGTGGAAGAGGCCTCGTCGGACAGCTCGTCATCGATCGGAGTTCCGGATGACAGCGAGGAAGAGGAAGATTCCAAAGGTGATGACGGCGATGAGGTGCAGAGCAAGTTTAACAGCGGCGGAGGAAGTGGACGAGGATTAGGTTCTCTGGGTTCATTCGGATCACTGGAAGAGTCTCTTCCAATCAA GAGGGGATTATCCAACTATTTTTCAGGAAAATCAAAGTCATTTGCCAGCCTGTCAGAAGTGTGTAGCTCTGTGAGTTCAGTGAAGGAGGTAGAGAAGCGAGACAACCCGTTCAACAAGCGGCGGCGGGTTCTGATCGCCTCCAAGTGGTCGAGAAAATCTTCCTCGTCCTCCTCCCTCTACAACTGGCCAAACCCTAAATCCATGCCGCTGCTAGCCCTAGCCGAAGAAGGAGACGAAGACGATGACGAAGAACAGAACCGTGACCGGCAAGGCGACGGAGACAACGCGTCGCAGCAATCCTCGTCGGACGAGGAGGATCAGGAGAGGAGGAGGGCCCCACAGAAACTGCTACACAGGAGGCTGAAGAGCTTCAAGTCCAAGAGTTGCTATTGCCTCTCAGATCTGCAGGAACATGATGAACAGTAA